The Pseudomonas allokribbensis genome has a window encoding:
- a CDS encoding ABC transporter ATP-binding protein, which translates to MGSVTAANRRFIEPVAAPALAAPRLQVDKVSLRYTKPGGGTFTALEEVSFEVPDQQFAVLVGPSGCGKSSLLYLTAGLAEPTSGEIYVGGQQVQGPGADRGMVFQSYTLFPWLTVRQNVEFGLKRRGMPAARRKEIVDHYVHEVGLSGFADNYAKQLSGGMMQRVAIARALANDPQILLMDEPFGALDSQTRLQMQQLLLRVWGNSKKTVLFVTHDIDEAILLGDRVYVMGARPGRIKQILDVPIERPRTLDMVMERSFIDMKRQIFGLLHDDLEEAH; encoded by the coding sequence ATGGGCTCAGTAACCGCTGCCAACCGTCGTTTCATCGAGCCGGTCGCCGCACCGGCACTCGCCGCGCCAAGGTTGCAGGTGGACAAGGTCAGCCTGCGCTACACCAAACCCGGCGGCGGAACATTCACTGCGCTTGAAGAAGTGTCGTTCGAAGTGCCGGATCAGCAATTCGCGGTGCTGGTCGGGCCGTCGGGCTGCGGCAAGTCGAGCCTGCTGTACCTCACCGCCGGCCTGGCCGAGCCGACGTCCGGCGAGATCTACGTCGGCGGCCAGCAAGTGCAGGGCCCCGGCGCGGATCGCGGGATGGTGTTCCAGAGCTACACGCTGTTCCCGTGGCTGACGGTGCGGCAGAACGTCGAGTTCGGCCTCAAGCGCCGGGGCATGCCGGCGGCGCGGCGCAAGGAAATTGTCGATCACTATGTGCATGAAGTCGGGCTGTCCGGGTTCGCCGACAACTACGCCAAGCAGTTGTCCGGCGGGATGATGCAGCGGGTGGCGATTGCCCGGGCGCTGGCCAACGATCCGCAGATCCTGCTGATGGACGAACCCTTCGGCGCCCTCGACAGCCAGACCCGCCTGCAAATGCAGCAGCTGTTGTTACGGGTGTGGGGCAACAGCAAGAAAACCGTGCTGTTCGTCACCCACGATATCGACGAGGCGATCCTGCTCGGCGATCGGGTGTATGTGATGGGCGCGCGGCCCGGGCGGATCAAGCAGATTCTCGATGTGCCGATCGAACGCCCGCGCACGCTGGACATGGTCATGGAGCGCTCGTTCATCGACATGAAACGGCAGATCTTCGGGCTGTTGCACGACGATCTCGAAGAGGCTCACTGA
- the hrpB gene encoding ATP-dependent helicase HrpB yields the protein MNSLPIDDVLPALREALATRHEAVLEAPPGAGKTTRVPLALLNEAWLNGQTILMLEPRRLAARAAAERLASELGEKVGETVGYRIRLDSKVGPNTRIEVVTEGILTRRLQDDPALDGVGLLIFDEFHERSLDADLALALSLNGRELFRAEQPLKILLMSATLEGERLAGLLDDAPILRSEGRMFPVTMRWGRPFQPGEYIDQRVTQTVLEALHDETGSLLVFLPGQAEIRRVHQQLADAIGERSDVLLCPLHGELDLNAQRAAIDPAPAGQRKVVLATNIAETSLTINGVRVVIDAGLARVPRFDPGSGMTRLDTQRISRASATQRAGRAGRLEPGVCYRLWSQDQHEQLAAYGSAEILSADLAGLALQLGRWGVAPSDLIWLDVPPAAAYAQAQDLLQRLGALDGESLNRHGQAMAELPAHPRIAHLLLRGQALGLATMACDVAALLGERDILRGAGADLHSRLVLLSGEERAARGAQGGVQRARQLARQYRGYLRGKASEPVADPDHPRWLGALLALAYPDRVAQQRRAGGAEYRLANGRAALFAEADSLMKEPWIVIADLGSRQGQREERIYLAADFDPALFDSVLAEQVHNVDQLDWDEREGVLRAERQRKVGELILSREPLTGLDENARSQALVNLVRRKGLELLPWTPELRQWQARVALLRQLDLDTKGDSQWPDVSDAKLLKTLEDWLMPYLGKVSRLSHFANLDLSSIVRNLLPWPLPQQLDEQAPHHLSVPSGSSIRLDYSEQPPILAVRLQELFGLADTPRIAGGRQVVKLHLLSPARRPVQVTQDLANFWRSTYAEVKKDLKGRYPKHYWPDDPLVAEATARAKPRGT from the coding sequence ATGAATTCGTTGCCGATCGATGACGTTTTACCCGCCCTGCGTGAAGCCCTCGCGACACGCCACGAAGCCGTGCTCGAAGCACCGCCCGGCGCCGGTAAAACCACCCGCGTGCCGTTGGCCTTGCTCAATGAGGCGTGGCTGAACGGGCAGACCATTCTCATGCTCGAACCCCGCCGCCTCGCTGCACGGGCAGCGGCGGAACGGCTGGCCAGCGAGCTGGGCGAGAAGGTCGGTGAAACCGTCGGTTATCGCATCCGTCTCGACAGCAAGGTCGGCCCCAATACGCGCATCGAAGTGGTCACCGAAGGCATTCTCACCCGGCGTTTGCAGGACGACCCGGCGCTGGACGGCGTGGGCCTGCTGATCTTCGACGAATTCCACGAACGCAGTCTCGACGCCGATCTGGCGCTGGCGCTCAGTCTGAACGGTCGCGAACTGTTTCGAGCTGAACAACCGCTGAAGATTCTGCTGATGTCCGCCACCCTTGAAGGCGAACGTCTGGCCGGCTTGCTCGACGACGCGCCGATCCTGCGCAGCGAGGGCCGGATGTTCCCGGTGACGATGCGTTGGGGCCGCCCGTTCCAGCCCGGCGAATACATCGATCAACGCGTCACGCAAACGGTGCTCGAAGCGCTGCACGATGAAACCGGCAGCCTGCTGGTGTTCCTGCCGGGGCAGGCGGAAATCCGGCGTGTTCATCAGCAACTGGCGGATGCCATCGGTGAGCGCAGTGACGTGTTGCTCTGCCCGTTGCACGGCGAACTCGACCTGAACGCCCAGCGTGCCGCCATCGACCCGGCCCCGGCTGGCCAGCGCAAAGTGGTGCTGGCCACCAACATCGCCGAGACCAGCCTGACCATCAACGGCGTGCGTGTGGTGATCGATGCCGGGCTGGCGCGGGTGCCGCGTTTCGATCCGGGCAGCGGCATGACTCGCCTCGACACCCAACGCATCTCCAGGGCCAGCGCCACTCAGCGCGCGGGCCGGGCCGGGCGTCTGGAACCGGGCGTGTGTTATCGCCTGTGGTCGCAGGATCAGCATGAGCAACTGGCGGCTTATGGCAGTGCGGAAATCCTTTCGGCGGATCTCGCCGGTCTCGCTTTGCAACTCGGGCGTTGGGGCGTCGCGCCGAGTGATCTGATCTGGCTGGACGTGCCGCCCGCAGCCGCTTATGCACAGGCTCAGGATCTGTTGCAGCGCCTCGGTGCGCTGGACGGTGAAAGCCTCAACCGCCACGGTCAGGCCATGGCTGAATTGCCGGCCCACCCGCGCATCGCGCATTTATTGCTACGCGGTCAGGCGTTGGGGCTGGCGACCATGGCGTGCGACGTCGCTGCGTTGCTCGGCGAGCGCGATATCTTGCGCGGCGCCGGGGCGGATCTGCACAGTCGTCTGGTGCTGCTGTCCGGCGAAGAGCGTGCGGCGCGCGGTGCTCAGGGCGGCGTGCAGCGCGCCCGGCAACTGGCGCGGCAATATCGTGGTTACCTTCGCGGTAAGGCGAGCGAGCCGGTCGCCGACCCGGATCACCCGCGCTGGCTCGGCGCGCTGCTGGCGCTGGCTTACCCGGATCGCGTCGCCCAGCAGCGGCGTGCCGGTGGTGCCGAATATCGACTGGCCAACGGCCGTGCGGCGTTGTTCGCCGAAGCCGACAGCCTGATGAAGGAACCGTGGATCGTGATCGCCGACCTCGGCAGCCGTCAGGGGCAACGCGAGGAACGGATTTATCTGGCGGCGGATTTTGATCCGGCGCTGTTCGATTCGGTGCTGGCCGAACAGGTACACAACGTCGATCAACTGGACTGGGACGAACGCGAAGGCGTGCTGCGCGCCGAGCGTCAACGCAAGGTCGGCGAACTGATCCTCAGCCGCGAACCGCTGACCGGGCTCGACGAAAACGCCCGCAGTCAGGCACTGGTCAATCTGGTGCGGCGCAAGGGTCTGGAACTGCTGCCGTGGACCCCGGAGCTGCGCCAATGGCAGGCGCGAGTCGCGTTGCTGCGTCAGCTCGATCTGGACACTAAAGGCGACAGCCAATGGCCGGACGTCAGCGACGCGAAGCTGCTGAAAACCCTCGAAGACTGGCTGATGCCTTATCTGGGCAAGGTCTCGCGCCTCAGCCATTTCGCCAACCTCGACCTTTCGAGCATCGTGCGTAATCTGCTGCCGTGGCCACTGCCGCAGCAACTTGACGAACAGGCACCGCATCACCTGAGCGTGCCGTCGGGCTCGTCGATTCGACTCGACTACAGCGAGCAGCCACCGATTCTCGCCGTGCGTTTGCAGGAGTTGTTCGGCCTGGCCGACACACCGCGCATTGCCGGCGGACGGCAAGTGGTCAAGTTGCATCTTCTATCGCCAGCACGGCGGCCGGTGCAGGTGACGCAGGATCTGGCCAACTTCTGGCGCAGCACCTATGCGGAAGTGAAGAAGGATCTGAAGGGGCGGTATCCGAAGCATTACTGGCCGGATGACCCACTGGTGGCCGAAGCCACTGCACGAGCCAAACCGCGCGGTACGTGA
- a CDS encoding polyribonucleotide nucleotidyltransferase, producing MRLPFRLIGGVLVATLLTQITACGSIFYPDRRGQIDGKIDPAIAVLDAVGLLFYIIPGLIAFAVDFTTGAIYFEPGHTAQVDPAKLKQAIGPDGQVDNLKLQAILETELGRNLPLDDPRLIQHKGSTQQLAMFGLQPAA from the coding sequence ATGCGCTTACCTTTTCGCCTGATCGGCGGTGTACTGGTTGCCACCCTGCTCACTCAGATCACCGCGTGCGGTTCGATTTTCTATCCCGACCGCCGCGGCCAGATCGACGGCAAGATCGACCCGGCGATTGCCGTGCTCGATGCCGTGGGCCTGCTGTTCTACATCATCCCCGGCCTGATCGCGTTTGCTGTGGACTTCACCACCGGCGCGATCTATTTCGAACCAGGCCACACGGCGCAGGTCGATCCGGCCAAGCTCAAGCAAGCCATCGGCCCGGACGGCCAGGTCGATAACCTCAAGTTGCAGGCTATTCTCGAAACAGAACTGGGCCGCAACCTGCCTCTGGATGATCCACGGCTGATCCAGCACAAGGGCAGCACCCAGCAACTGGCGATGTTCGGCCTGCAACCTGCCGCATAA
- a CDS encoding aldehyde dehydrogenase: MFELADWQRKAAELSYPYQAVIDSKLRAAQSGQTFAAINPATGQLLANVAACGEEDVDAAVQNARQVFEAGTWAGRSPTERKQVLLRLADLILANREELALLDSLNMGKPVMDAYNIDVPGAAGVFRWYAESLDKLYDQVAPSASNVLATITREALGVVAAVVPWNFPLDMAAWKLAPALAAGNSVILKPAEQSPFSALRLAELALEAGLPAGVLNVLPGLGEQTGKALGLHPDVDCLVFTGSTQVGKYFMQYSAQSNLKQVWLECGGKSANLVFADCKDLDLAAQKAAFGIFFNQGEVCSANSRLLVERSIHDEFVERLKAQAERWQPGDPLDPASAAGAIVETRQTESILRFIHQAEREGATLVCGGRQLSFNGSDNYVQPTIFTDVQPHMSLFREEVFGPVLAVMPFDDEAHALQLANDSVYGLAASLWTDDLHRAHRVARQLRAGTVSVNSVDALDVTVPFGGGKQSGFGRDLSLHSFDKYTQLKTTWFQLRS, encoded by the coding sequence GTGTTCGAGCTTGCAGACTGGCAGCGCAAGGCCGCTGAATTGAGCTATCCGTACCAGGCCGTGATCGACAGCAAACTGCGTGCGGCGCAGTCGGGGCAGACCTTTGCCGCGATCAACCCGGCCACCGGCCAGCTTTTGGCAAACGTCGCCGCGTGCGGTGAAGAAGATGTCGACGCGGCGGTGCAGAATGCGCGGCAGGTGTTCGAAGCCGGCACCTGGGCCGGGCGTTCACCGACCGAGCGCAAGCAAGTGCTGCTGCGTCTGGCGGATCTGATTCTGGCCAATCGCGAAGAGCTGGCGCTGCTCGATTCGTTGAACATGGGCAAACCGGTGATGGACGCTTACAACATCGACGTGCCGGGCGCCGCCGGGGTGTTTCGCTGGTACGCCGAAAGCCTCGACAAACTCTACGATCAAGTCGCGCCGAGCGCTTCGAATGTGCTGGCGACCATCACCCGCGAAGCGCTGGGCGTGGTCGCCGCCGTGGTGCCGTGGAACTTCCCGCTGGACATGGCCGCGTGGAAACTCGCCCCGGCGCTGGCGGCGGGCAACTCGGTGATCCTCAAACCCGCCGAGCAATCTCCTTTTTCCGCATTGCGTCTGGCCGAACTGGCGCTTGAAGCCGGGCTGCCGGCCGGTGTGTTGAACGTGCTGCCGGGGCTCGGCGAACAAACCGGTAAAGCCCTGGGCCTGCACCCGGATGTCGATTGCCTGGTGTTCACCGGCTCGACGCAGGTCGGCAAATATTTCATGCAGTACTCCGCGCAGTCGAACCTCAAGCAGGTGTGGCTGGAGTGCGGCGGCAAGAGCGCCAATCTGGTGTTCGCCGACTGCAAGGATCTGGATCTGGCGGCGCAGAAAGCCGCGTTCGGGATCTTCTTCAATCAGGGCGAAGTCTGCTCGGCCAACTCGCGATTGCTGGTGGAGCGCTCGATTCATGATGAGTTCGTCGAGCGACTGAAGGCTCAGGCCGAGCGCTGGCAGCCGGGCGATCCGCTGGACCCGGCAAGCGCCGCCGGGGCGATTGTCGAGACTCGTCAGACCGAAAGTATTCTGCGCTTCATCCACCAGGCCGAACGCGAAGGCGCGACCCTCGTCTGCGGCGGGCGACAACTGAGTTTCAACGGTTCGGACAACTACGTTCAGCCGACGATTTTCACCGACGTGCAGCCGCACATGAGCCTGTTTCGCGAAGAAGTGTTCGGCCCGGTGCTGGCGGTGATGCCGTTCGATGACGAGGCCCACGCCTTGCAACTGGCCAACGACAGCGTCTACGGTCTGGCGGCGTCGCTGTGGACCGATGATCTGCATCGCGCGCACCGGGTGGCGCGGCAATTGCGAGCCGGTACGGTGTCGGTCAACAGCGTCGATGCGCTGGACGTGACCGTGCCGTTCGGCGGCGGCAAGCAATCCGGTTTCGGCCGCGATCTGTCGCTGCACTCGTTCGACAAATACACCCAGTTGAAAACCACCTGGTTTCAACTGCGCTCATGA
- a CDS encoding LysR family transcriptional regulator — MAAYNLRQLKYFITTVECGSVAEASRKLYIAQPAISTAIKGLEDSFGVQLLIRHHAQGVSLTPSGARFFRKAQELLRMAKEFEQNALADNDVVAGQIDIGCFETVAPLYLPQLIAGFSALYPGVKIRIRDGEQQELVQGLTSGTFDLAILYKHDLDATIETEPLMPAQRPYALLPADHRFAQLKQVSLRDLCLEPMILLDVQPSRTYFVSLFEELGLSPRIEFSSPSIEMVRGMVGQGFGFSILVTRPHSECTYDGKKVVCVDIVEDVTGSGLVAAWLKRGQLTKPAQLFADYCREQLTAKASR; from the coding sequence GTGGCCGCTTACAACCTGCGTCAGTTGAAATACTTCATCACCACCGTCGAATGCGGCAGCGTCGCCGAAGCCTCGCGCAAGCTGTACATCGCGCAACCGGCGATTTCCACGGCGATCAAGGGGCTGGAAGACAGCTTCGGCGTGCAACTGTTGATCCGCCATCACGCTCAGGGCGTGTCCCTGACGCCGAGCGGCGCGCGGTTCTTCCGCAAGGCCCAGGAACTGCTGCGCATGGCCAAGGAGTTCGAACAGAACGCCCTCGCCGACAACGACGTGGTGGCCGGGCAGATCGATATCGGCTGTTTCGAAACGGTCGCGCCGCTGTACCTGCCGCAACTCATTGCAGGCTTCTCGGCGCTGTATCCGGGGGTGAAGATCCGCATCCGCGACGGCGAACAACAGGAACTGGTGCAAGGCCTGACCTCGGGCACCTTCGACCTCGCGATCCTGTACAAGCACGACCTCGACGCCACCATCGAAACCGAACCCTTGATGCCGGCCCAGCGGCCTTACGCCTTGCTGCCGGCAGATCACCGCTTCGCCCAGCTCAAGCAGGTTTCGCTTCGGGACTTGTGCCTGGAGCCGATGATCCTGCTCGACGTACAACCGAGCCGCACCTACTTCGTCAGCCTGTTCGAAGAGCTCGGGCTTTCGCCGCGCATCGAGTTCAGCTCGCCGTCGATCGAAATGGTGCGCGGCATGGTCGGCCAGGGTTTCGGCTTCTCGATCCTGGTGACCCGCCCGCATTCGGAATGCACCTACGACGGCAAGAAAGTCGTGTGCGTCGACATCGTCGAAGATGTCACCGGCTCAGGTCTGGTGGCCGCGTGGCTCAAGCGCGGACAACTGACCAAACCGGCGCAGTTGTTTGCCGATTATTGCCGGGAGCAACTGACCGCCAAGGCCAGTCGCTGA
- a CDS encoding ABC transporter substrate-binding protein — protein MNKSLFTRLACPLAISALSVTGAQAGTLSIGHTTWVGYGTLYLAQDLGYFKENGLTVELPVVEEASMYMAAQASGQLSGSASTIDEVLKYRPQFCFKAVAALDDSHGGDGVLVGKNVKSLQELKGQAVAVNEGSTSQFWLSYLLKKNGMSMSDITVQNMTADDAATAFIAGRVPAAVTWEPHLSMVRDKQQGKVLIDSSSTPGVIVDVVALNCTVIEKQPEDVKALVAGLYKAVQYTKDHPQKAYEIMAKGVGGYLSDPKELAAAAQGVRFYDQAMSEKLLGKPGAPGDSAPLIKLANETASELQGKPYNVSNDDLVDNRFVSPL, from the coding sequence ATGAACAAGTCCTTGTTTACCCGTCTTGCATGTCCTCTGGCGATTTCCGCCCTTTCAGTCACCGGCGCCCAGGCCGGCACCTTGTCGATCGGCCACACCACGTGGGTCGGTTACGGCACCCTGTATCTGGCCCAGGATCTGGGCTACTTCAAGGAAAATGGCCTGACCGTCGAATTGCCGGTGGTCGAAGAAGCGTCGATGTACATGGCCGCCCAGGCGTCCGGGCAATTGTCCGGCTCGGCCTCGACCATCGACGAAGTGCTCAAGTACCGCCCGCAGTTCTGCTTCAAGGCCGTGGCCGCGCTGGATGACAGCCATGGCGGCGATGGCGTGCTGGTCGGCAAGAACGTCAAGAGCCTGCAGGAACTCAAGGGCCAGGCCGTGGCCGTCAACGAAGGGTCGACCTCGCAGTTCTGGCTGTCGTACCTGCTGAAAAAGAACGGCATGAGCATGAGTGACATCACCGTGCAGAACATGACCGCCGACGATGCCGCCACGGCGTTCATCGCCGGTCGTGTGCCGGCCGCCGTGACTTGGGAACCGCATCTGTCGATGGTGCGCGACAAGCAGCAGGGCAAGGTGCTGATCGACAGCAGCAGTACGCCGGGTGTGATCGTCGATGTGGTGGCGCTCAACTGCACGGTGATCGAGAAGCAGCCGGAAGACGTCAAGGCGCTGGTCGCCGGTCTCTACAAAGCGGTGCAGTACACCAAGGACCATCCACAGAAAGCCTACGAAATCATGGCCAAGGGCGTCGGCGGTTACCTGTCCGATCCGAAGGAACTGGCCGCCGCCGCGCAAGGCGTGCGTTTCTACGATCAGGCCATGAGCGAAAAGCTGCTGGGCAAACCCGGCGCGCCGGGTGACAGCGCACCGCTGATCAAACTGGCCAACGAAACCGCCAGCGAATTGCAGGGCAAGCCCTACAACGTCAGCAACGACGACCTGGTGGATAACCGTTTCGTCAGCCCGCTCTAG
- a CDS encoding aspartate aminotransferase family protein, with protein MTTSRETRDYQAADAAHHIHAFVDQKALNDEGPRVMVRGDRLHLWDNDGRRYLDGMSGLWCTNLGYGRKDLNAAASRQLEQLPYYNMFFHTTHPQVIELSELLFSLLPGHYSHAIYTNSGSEANEVLIRTVRRYWQVLGKPEKKIMIGRWNGYHGSTLAATALGGMKFMHEMGGMIPDIAHIDEPYFFAHEGNLTPAEFGLRAAQQLEAKILELGADKVAGFIAEPFQGAGGMIFPPESYWPEIQRICRKYDVLLCADEVIGGFGRTGEWFAHEYFGFEPDTLSIAKGLTSGYIPMGGLILSKKMADVLVEQGGVFAHGLTYSGHPVAAAVAIANLKALRDEGVVKRVKDDIGPYLQQCLREVFGNHPLVGDIQGTGMVAALQLAEDKATRKRFANENDIAWRCRTIGFEEGVIIRSTLGRMIMAPALIASREEIDELVGKTLKALDRTAQEYGRL; from the coding sequence ATGACCACCTCACGTGAAACCCGCGACTACCAGGCCGCCGATGCAGCGCACCACATTCATGCGTTCGTCGACCAGAAGGCCCTCAACGACGAAGGCCCACGGGTGATGGTGCGCGGCGACCGCCTGCACCTGTGGGACAACGACGGTCGGCGTTACCTCGACGGCATGTCCGGGCTGTGGTGCACCAACCTCGGCTACGGGCGCAAGGACCTGAACGCGGCGGCGAGCCGGCAACTGGAGCAGTTGCCGTACTACAACATGTTTTTCCACACCACCCACCCGCAGGTGATCGAGCTCTCCGAGCTGCTGTTCAGCCTGCTGCCGGGGCACTACAGCCACGCGATCTACACCAACTCCGGCTCCGAGGCCAACGAGGTGCTGATCCGAACCGTGCGCCGTTACTGGCAGGTGCTGGGCAAGCCCGAGAAGAAAATCATGATCGGCCGCTGGAACGGCTACCACGGTTCGACCCTGGCGGCGACGGCCCTCGGCGGCATGAAGTTCATGCACGAAATGGGCGGGATGATTCCCGACATCGCGCACATCGACGAGCCGTACTTCTTCGCCCACGAAGGCAATCTGACCCCGGCGGAATTCGGCCTGCGGGCGGCACAGCAACTGGAAGCGAAGATCCTCGAACTGGGCGCGGACAAGGTTGCCGGGTTCATTGCCGAACCGTTCCAGGGCGCGGGCGGGATGATCTTTCCGCCGGAAAGCTACTGGCCGGAAATCCAGCGCATCTGCCGCAAATACGATGTGCTGTTGTGTGCCGATGAAGTGATCGGCGGCTTCGGTCGCACCGGCGAATGGTTTGCCCACGAATACTTCGGTTTCGAGCCGGACACTCTGTCCATCGCCAAGGGTTTGACCTCCGGTTACATCCCGATGGGCGGGCTGATCCTGTCGAAGAAAATGGCTGACGTGCTGGTGGAGCAGGGCGGCGTATTCGCCCACGGCCTGACCTATTCCGGGCACCCGGTGGCGGCGGCGGTGGCGATTGCCAACCTCAAGGCATTGCGCGATGAAGGCGTGGTGAAGCGGGTCAAGGATGACATCGGCCCTTACCTGCAACAGTGCCTGCGCGAGGTGTTCGGCAATCACCCGTTGGTGGGCGATATCCAGGGCACGGGCATGGTCGCGGCGTTGCAACTGGCCGAAGACAAGGCGACACGCAAGCGCTTCGCCAACGAGAACGACATCGCCTGGCGCTGCCGCACGATCGGTTTTGAAGAGGGGGTGATCATTCGCTCGACCCTGGGGCGAATGATCATGGCGCCGGCGTTGATTGCCAGCCGTGAAGAGATAGATGAGCTGGTGGGCAAGACGTTGAAAGCGCTGGATCGTACGGCGCAGGAATACGGTCGGCTCTGA
- a CDS encoding ABC transporter permease, which translates to MFKRNSWLSRCITPKTGLPVPVVWSASGLAWVLLVGLWAGLSYGGIVPGMFLPTPGAVVEAAVRLSRDGTLGQHVWASVEVVMVGFIVSSLVAVPLGLLMGSFRIVQAFLEPLVNFIRYLPVTSFVPLFILWIGIGLEQRVSVIIFGVFFQQLVMVADVSKGISKDLINASYTLGSNRRDAVLHVIAPASLPGVLDTLRVTMGWAWTYLVVAELVAASSGLGYLSLKAMRGFQVDVIFLAIAIIGLLGLVTDQLFRFLRLRIAAWAQ; encoded by the coding sequence ATGTTCAAGCGCAATTCATGGCTGAGCCGCTGCATCACGCCGAAGACCGGATTGCCGGTGCCGGTGGTGTGGAGCGCCAGCGGTCTGGCCTGGGTGTTGCTGGTCGGCTTGTGGGCCGGGTTGTCCTACGGCGGCATCGTGCCGGGGATGTTCCTGCCGACGCCCGGTGCGGTGGTTGAAGCGGCGGTGCGCCTGAGCCGCGACGGCACCCTTGGCCAGCATGTCTGGGCCAGTGTCGAAGTGGTGATGGTCGGTTTTATCGTGTCGTCGCTGGTGGCGGTGCCGCTGGGTTTGCTGATGGGCAGCTTCCGCATCGTCCAGGCGTTCCTCGAACCGCTGGTCAACTTCATCCGCTACCTGCCGGTGACCTCGTTCGTGCCGCTGTTCATCCTGTGGATCGGTATCGGTCTGGAGCAGCGGGTGTCGGTGATCATTTTCGGCGTGTTCTTCCAGCAACTGGTGATGGTCGCGGACGTGTCCAAAGGCATTTCCAAGGATTTGATCAACGCCTCTTACACCCTCGGTTCCAACCGGCGTGACGCGGTGCTGCATGTGATCGCCCCGGCGTCGTTGCCGGGTGTGCTCGACACCTTGCGGGTGACCATGGGCTGGGCCTGGACGTATCTGGTGGTCGCCGAACTGGTCGCCGCTTCGAGTGGCCTCGGTTACTTGAGCCTCAAGGCCATGCGCGGCTTTCAGGTCGACGTGATTTTTCTCGCCATCGCGATCATCGGCCTGCTCGGCCTGGTCACCGATCAACTGTTCCGCTTCTTGCGTTTGAGGATTGCCGCATGGGCTCAGTAA
- a CDS encoding endonuclease/exonuclease/phosphatase family protein: MTRLLRYILLSVLLAVALIGVMIFSLTWRPDARETLPVSCTGQPPTLVPGQALKVMTWNVQYLAGKRYVFWNDLAQGDDEAPTPEDMAFSLDEVARVIRDEQPDVVLLQELDDGAKASDYQNQLKLLQERLADLYPCSAHAFDWKADFVPDPHVFGSVGRQLATLSRLRIEHAERLQLPVQPLNIISRQFQPKNALLATTLPFSDGGQLVVFNTHLDRAMQPDETLQAQVAAVAKVLDKHESHGTPWLIGGDFNLLPLGQYRRLPTEQRTPYSVDSALHLLWDKYPMIPTNNEASGIDRAKWLTHYPNDPGLNGPDRTVDYLFYSPKIKRVEATVRQDDTLRISDHLPVIAKFLLPPN; the protein is encoded by the coding sequence ATGACCCGTCTACTGCGCTACATCCTGCTCTCCGTGCTGCTGGCCGTCGCCCTGATCGGCGTGATGATTTTCAGCCTGACCTGGCGCCCCGACGCCCGGGAGACCCTGCCGGTCAGTTGCACCGGGCAGCCGCCGACGCTGGTGCCCGGCCAGGCGCTGAAGGTCATGACCTGGAACGTGCAATACCTGGCCGGCAAGCGTTACGTGTTCTGGAATGACCTGGCACAAGGCGACGACGAAGCACCCACCCCGGAAGACATGGCGTTCAGCCTCGATGAAGTGGCGCGGGTGATCCGCGACGAGCAGCCCGATGTGGTGCTGTTGCAGGAACTGGATGACGGCGCCAAGGCCAGCGACTATCAGAACCAGCTCAAGCTGTTGCAGGAACGCCTCGCCGACCTCTACCCGTGCAGTGCCCATGCCTTCGACTGGAAGGCCGATTTCGTCCCGGATCCGCATGTCTTCGGCAGTGTCGGCCGGCAACTCGCGACCCTCAGTCGCTTGCGCATCGAACACGCCGAACGCCTGCAATTGCCGGTGCAGCCGCTGAATATCATCAGCCGCCAGTTCCAGCCGAAAAACGCCCTGCTCGCCACCACCCTGCCGTTCAGCGATGGCGGGCAATTGGTGGTGTTCAACACGCATCTGGATCGCGCCATGCAGCCGGACGAAACCTTGCAGGCGCAAGTGGCGGCGGTGGCCAAGGTTCTCGACAAACACGAAAGCCACGGCACGCCGTGGCTGATCGGGGGTGACTTCAACCTCTTGCCGCTCGGCCAGTACCGGCGCCTGCCCACCGAACAGCGCACGCCCTACTCCGTGGACAGTGCGCTGCATCTGCTGTGGGACAAGTACCCGATGATCCCGACCAACAACGAAGCCAGCGGCATCGACCGCGCCAAGTGGCTGACCCATTACCCCAACGACCCCGGCCTCAACGGCCCGGATCGCACGGTCGATTACCTGTTCTACAGCCCGAAGATCAAACGGGTCGAGGCCACGGTGCGTCAGGACGATACCTTGCGCATTTCCGATCATCTGCCGGTGATTGCGAAGTTCCTCCTGCCACCCAACTGA